The stretch of DNA TTTCGATGAAAAATCTGAAGGCCAAGGACTTTGGCTTCACCACCATCTCGGGAGAGATCACCGCAGAAAATGTAAACTTTGAAAACACCAAAGGCAAAACCGTGAGTGGTGACATCGAAATCCAGAACCTGCAAGACGGTCCGATGAAGATAGAAAGCATTTCTGGTGACATTGAACTGAAATTACCGGCAAATCAAAAAGCCGAATTCAAGCTCCACACCATGAGTGGTAAAATTAAAAACACTCGTGGATCCACTGCAGGCGCAACCGCGATAACGGCCAAGACAGCCAGCGGCGATATCGAAGTCGAATAAGCTGTTGCTCTTTTTTTAGTCCCCAGGGGGCGATGAACCCCGCATCCTTTCGTTGAGGCCGTCTTCTCCCCAGAAGGCGGCCTTTTTATTTATAACGCTACCAAGGAATCTTTTCGCCATCGCGAGTGAAGGTTCCGTTGGGCCCGCCTTTAGGTAAGGTCGCCGCCCAAATAATTCCTTTAATCCCTTGTTCAACCGAACGATCCGCATGCGGGCCTCCCATATCGGTGCGCACCCAGCCCGGTGAAATCGCGTTCACGCAGATATCCGCATCACCTACCTCCGACGCAAAAAGATTCGTCACCATGTTTAAAGCCGTCTTAGAAAGGCGATAGGCCGCCGATGCGGTTTGAGATTCCGACAACTGCGCCATGCCGCTAGAAACGTTGACGATACGTCCGTAACCTTCTTGTTTCATCATCGGAAAGATCTTTTGAGTCAGTAAGAAAGGCCCAATGGTATTGGTATTAAAGGTCTTTTGAATGGTGGAAGCTTTAGTTTTAAAAACCGATGCATTTCCACCGTCATCGCTATCAATCAAGATGCCCGCATTATTAATCAGTACATCGACAAAACCATATTCTTTTTTGATAGTTTCAACAAAATCATTAATACTTTTTTCTTGCGAGACATCCAGCTTCATCGGAACGATGTCAGCCCCCTTCATTTTTAAGACGTTTAATTCTTTTTGCGCCTTATCCGGGCTGCGCATAGCCATGATAACTTTGAATCCCCGCTGAATCAGGGCTTCACTAGTTGCTAGTCCTAAACCACGATTGGCTCCGGTAACGATGGCGATCTTTTTCATAACTCTCCTTACTTCCAAACTTACTCTTCGCAAACTAGCAGGGTCCCGTAGAAATGAAAGTCTAGACGGATCCGCGTCAAAATCAAAAAAACTGCAGATAGTAACTCCGTTCTAAAATGCTTTTAAACATACAGAATCGCCGCTCGCTTCGAATCTTTTTTTGCTCACACCGGACCGCACACTCCCCCTCATTATTATTTGAATCTCGCCCTGTTAAAAGCCCCATAAAATTATTCAGTAAAAAAGTCTTTCGCCCTTTTCCCAAGGACCCAACCTTACGAAAAGCTCTTAGTTTGCATGCACGAAAGATCATGTTACGAGTTCTTAAGGCCTTTAATAAAGGAGCAAAAGATGGAATACACGACCGTGACCGAACAAGACTGGACGCGCCTACGCACAGAGCAAGGTGAAGAATTTAGCAATTATCACTTTGAAGAAATAAATTTCACCGAAGAAAATCTTAAAGGTGTTCTTTTCATTGACTGCAAGTTTTCAAACTGTAGCCTGGCCAACACTTCTTTGCAGAATGTCGTCCTACGTGGCGTCATATTTGAAAACTGCAATTTAATGGGAATTAATTGGACGGATCTACGTAAAGGTGGCGATTTCAACCTTTATGGCTGTAAGCTGGATTATGGATGTTTTCAGGCTCTCGATTTGCGGGGCAAAATTTTTGAAAATTGCTCCATTAAAGAAGCCGACTTCTCCCAATCAAATCTTTCGAAAGCTAATTTCTCTGGCTCTAATCTGTCCGGAACTTCATTTAACAATGTGAACATCGAGAAAAGTGATTTTAGAAACTGCCATCACTATTTTATTGATCCCCGCCTGGCAAAGATGAAAGAGGCGAAGTTTTCTTTTCCCGAGGCCCTCGTTCTTTTGCAGGCCCTCGGGATTGAAGTAGAAATGTAGATTTTAACGAGTCAAACGGCTGGTGGTGTTGATTTTTCTATCAATCACGCATTTAGATGAAACCACTCTCCAACGTTCGATGGGAAAGCGATAAACGGACTCCACAAAACCCCAGCGAGTCCAATCGACTTGGCGGTGGTAACCCGTGCCAACGCGCTCTCTTTCAGAACGGATTTCGCGGTGAAACACCAACAACGGAAAATTCATTTTTAAGGAACCATCAAAATCCAAAGTCATTTGAGCTTCTTCATCAAATAAACAGCCGTAATATCCATCAATACTGCGCAAGCGACCTTGAATCACCTCGCCAATTTGAACGTCACGGTCTTGAGGGATTTGGAATTCAAAGAAATAATCTGAAGGGGCTCCGTTGTGGTAATAGCTGCGAGTGTGCACCGTGATGGCACCATTGAATTCGATCAATTCAACGTACTTGCCATCATTTCCGTACCAAGCACCTTCAAGCTGACTGTAAGCAAACGCCGATGATGTCATCAATAAAGATAAAACTAAAAATAAAGCTTTCACTGATCCCCCTATTTCGAACCCG from Bdellovibrio bacteriovorus encodes:
- a CDS encoding pentapeptide repeat-containing protein, with translation MEYTTVTEQDWTRLRTEQGEEFSNYHFEEINFTEENLKGVLFIDCKFSNCSLANTSLQNVVLRGVIFENCNLMGINWTDLRKGGDFNLYGCKLDYGCFQALDLRGKIFENCSIKEADFSQSNLSKANFSGSNLSGTSFNNVNIEKSDFRNCHHYFIDPRLAKMKEAKFSFPEALVLLQALGIEVEM
- a CDS encoding SDR family NAD(P)-dependent oxidoreductase, giving the protein MKKIAIVTGANRGLGLATSEALIQRGFKVIMAMRSPDKAQKELNVLKMKGADIVPMKLDVSQEKSINDFVETIKKEYGFVDVLINNAGILIDSDDGGNASVFKTKASTIQKTFNTNTIGPFLLTQKIFPMMKQEGYGRIVNVSSGMAQLSESQTASAAYRLSKTALNMVTNLFASEVGDADICVNAISPGWVRTDMGGPHADRSVEQGIKGIIWAATLPKGGPNGTFTRDGEKIPW